From one Natronorubrum sediminis genomic stretch:
- a CDS encoding 30S ribosomal protein S12, producing the protein MANGKYAARKLKKDRQNQRWSDSDYARRARGLREKSDPLEGAPQARGIVLEKVGIEAKQPNSAIRKCVRVQLIKNGKQVTAFCPGDGAISFIDEHDEVTIAGIGGAKGRAMGDLSGVNYKVDKVNGVALKELVRGNAEKPVR; encoded by the coding sequence ATGGCAAACGGCAAATACGCCGCGCGCAAGCTCAAGAAGGACCGCCAGAATCAGCGGTGGTCCGACTCTGACTACGCGCGCCGTGCACGTGGACTTCGAGAGAAGTCGGACCCGCTCGAGGGTGCCCCACAGGCTCGCGGTATCGTCCTCGAAAAGGTCGGCATCGAAGCGAAACAGCCCAACTCGGCGATTCGAAAGTGCGTCCGAGTGCAGCTCATCAAGAACGGAAAGCAGGTCACCGCGTTCTGTCCCGGTGACGGTGCCATTTCGTTCATCGACGAACACGACGAAGTCACCATCGCCGGTATCGGTGGGGCGAAGGGTCGTGCGATGGGTGACCTTTCCGGTGTCAACTACAAGGTCGACAAGGTCAACGGCGTCGCGCTGAAAGAACTCGTTCGCGGAAACGCAGAGAAACCGGTGCGATAA
- the rpoA2 gene encoding DNA-directed RNA polymerase subunit A'' — MTEVDYDVSDDTIAVVEDADLPRRLKDEVYETIESRDDATVEDADELAKAVETRYVDTRVDPLDPVGTVSAQSIGEPGTQLTMNTFHYAGVAEIDVTQGLPRLIELVDARKTPDTPMMTVYLEDEYATERENAHEVVWKLEATKILALGDVSTNVADMRVQISLNEDTLEERMITPDEVAEIIEDNLGVSTVQQGTEIQFGPEEPSYRDLLQLVEELRDITFKGIEEISRVVIRREELEDGEEFVLYTEGSAFGDALEIEGIDASRTTCNNIHEIHRNLGIEAAREAIIEETNNTLAEQGLDDVNVRHLMLVADMMTNEGTIESIGRHGISGSKDSVLARAAFEVTVNHLLNAAIHGEIDELDGVTENVIVGKPIKLGTGDVDLRMGSTGPSSQAD; from the coding sequence ATGACTGAGGTCGACTACGACGTGAGCGACGACACGATCGCCGTCGTCGAGGACGCCGACCTTCCGCGACGACTCAAAGACGAGGTCTACGAGACGATCGAATCGCGAGACGACGCGACGGTCGAAGACGCCGACGAACTCGCGAAAGCCGTCGAAACGCGCTACGTCGATACGCGTGTCGACCCACTCGATCCCGTTGGAACCGTCTCGGCGCAGTCGATCGGCGAACCCGGAACGCAGCTGACGATGAACACGTTCCACTACGCCGGTGTTGCGGAGATCGACGTGACTCAGGGGCTCCCACGCCTCATCGAACTCGTCGACGCGCGGAAGACCCCGGATACGCCGATGATGACGGTCTATCTGGAAGACGAATACGCCACCGAACGCGAGAACGCTCACGAAGTCGTCTGGAAACTCGAGGCGACGAAGATTCTCGCACTCGGTGACGTCTCGACGAACGTCGCCGACATGCGGGTTCAGATCTCGCTCAACGAGGACACGTTAGAAGAGCGCATGATCACGCCCGACGAGGTTGCCGAGATAATCGAGGACAACCTCGGCGTGAGCACGGTTCAGCAGGGAACCGAGATTCAGTTCGGTCCGGAAGAGCCGTCGTACCGAGACCTCCTGCAGTTAGTCGAAGAACTGCGTGACATCACGTTCAAGGGAATCGAAGAGATTTCCCGCGTCGTTATTCGCCGCGAAGAACTCGAGGACGGCGAGGAGTTCGTCCTCTATACGGAAGGGTCGGCCTTCGGTGACGCCCTCGAGATCGAGGGTATCGACGCCTCGAGAACGACGTGTAACAACATCCACGAGATCCATCGAAATCTTGGTATCGAGGCAGCTCGCGAAGCGATCATCGAGGAGACGAACAACACGCTGGCCGAGCAGGGTCTCGACGACGTGAACGTTCGGCACCTGATGCTCGTCGCCGACATGATGACCAACGAGGGGACGATCGAGTCGATCGGTCGCCACGGCATTTCCGGATCGAAAGACTCCGTCCTCGCACGTGCGGCATTCGAGGTTACGGTCAATCACCTCCTGAACGCGGCGATCCACGGCGAGATCGACGAACTCGACGGCGTTACCGAGAACGTTATCGTCGGCAAACCGATCAAGCTCGGAACCGGGGACGTCGACCTGCGGATGGGATCGACCGGTCCGAGTAGTCAAGCTGACTGA
- a CDS encoding NusA-like transcription termination signal-binding factor yields MGVTLEDEARQYLAAFEDVTETTGRDCLVDDEKLLIVVNSGEMGEAIGPGGQNVTQFEDRVDKSVRLVEDADDPETFVANALAPAAVYNVTVSENDDLVAYVEVADEDRGVAIGSGGETIERARTLADRHFGFDDVQLI; encoded by the coding sequence ATGGGCGTCACCCTCGAGGACGAGGCACGTCAGTACCTCGCGGCCTTCGAAGACGTGACGGAGACGACGGGACGGGATTGTCTCGTCGACGATGAGAAGCTACTGATCGTCGTAAACAGCGGCGAGATGGGCGAGGCGATTGGTCCGGGCGGCCAGAACGTTACGCAGTTCGAGGATCGAGTCGACAAATCGGTTCGGCTCGTCGAAGACGCGGATGATCCCGAAACGTTCGTTGCGAACGCGCTCGCACCCGCTGCGGTGTATAACGTAACCGTCAGCGAAAACGACGACCTCGTCGCCTACGTCGAGGTCGCAGACGAAGATCGCGGCGTTGCGATCGGTTCGGGCGGCGAGACGATCGAGCGGGCGCGTACCCTCGCGGATCGCCATTTTGGGTTCGACGATGTGCAGTTGATCTGA
- a CDS encoding DUF7503 family protein, whose product MTDLTTHLKNHPRMIGVLFTILLALSQAGTAAANMEFYPGP is encoded by the coding sequence ATGACGGACCTTACCACGCACCTAAAGAATCACCCACGAATGATTGGCGTTCTGTTCACAATATTGCTCGCCCTCTCACAGGCGGGAACCGCTGCTGCGAATATGGAATTCTACCCG
- a CDS encoding 30S ribosomal protein S7 gives MATEDQPDPDAPAGGADVGAQLFGTWDIDEIAYEDPSTERYITVTPVAHTAGRHAGKQFKKSQVSIVERFINRLMQTEENTGKKQQTLNHVRDAFELINERVDENPIQVLVTAVENAAPREETVRLKYGGISVPKAVDVAPQRRVDQALKFLAEGVYNDSFKTPTPAAEAIASQLIGASNYDVQTYAVSQKEEKERVAAAAR, from the coding sequence ATGGCGACAGAAGATCAACCAGATCCAGACGCCCCTGCTGGCGGCGCAGACGTGGGCGCACAGTTGTTCGGCACGTGGGATATCGACGAAATCGCGTACGAAGATCCCTCGACCGAACGCTACATCACGGTCACGCCGGTCGCTCACACCGCCGGTCGACACGCCGGCAAACAGTTCAAGAAGTCTCAGGTCTCCATCGTCGAGCGCTTCATCAACCGACTGATGCAGACCGAGGAGAACACGGGGAAGAAACAACAGACGCTCAATCACGTCCGCGATGCGTTCGAACTCATCAACGAGCGGGTCGACGAAAACCCGATTCAGGTACTCGTCACCGCTGTCGAGAACGCAGCTCCGCGTGAGGAGACCGTCCGCCTGAAATACGGTGGTATCTCCGTTCCGAAAGCTGTCGACGTCGCACCTCAGCGACGAGTCGACCAGGCGCTCAAGTTCCTCGCAGAGGGTGTCTACAACGACTCGTTCAAAACGCCGACGCCGGCCGCAGAGGCTATCGCGAGTCAGCTCATCGGCGCGTCTAACTACGACGTCCAGACGTACGCTGTGAGTCAGAAAGAAGAAAAAGAGCGCGTTGCGGCAGCAGCACGCTAA